One bacterium genomic window carries:
- a CDS encoding flavodoxin family protein, which yields MYFVSLIASERKKGNSDFLARLALKTALENRATGELLYLKDFKIQECQGCMNCVFNNVQCKIDDDLYKFLTKINSCDILFLVAPTYVLSIPGKLKVVLDRFLSIYNDIKEQKTRPAISVGIAALPDWYQFQLPLMNLFLLAMGFRVVNSYIAYGAGQGEVLLSEGSCGDDTLPKILDSIREVCKNPLPKPFESQVSTYCPVDYSTIFERISGKNYRCPVCLTPCEEREDGFYFRGEDLNNHRWTPPKLKDHFDNWILKTKPRFKERLKDIYKKKKELGLE from the coding sequence ATGTACTTTGTGTCATTAATTGCGTCTGAACGAAAAAAGGGGAACTCAGACTTTTTGGCCAGATTAGCTCTTAAAACTGCATTAGAAAATAGAGCAACTGGTGAGCTTTTATACCTTAAGGATTTCAAAATACAGGAGTGTCAAGGTTGTATGAACTGTGTATTTAATAATGTGCAATGTAAAATTGATGATGATTTATACAAATTTTTGACAAAAATAAATTCTTGTGATATATTATTTTTAGTTGCTCCAACGTATGTGCTCTCTATACCTGGTAAGTTGAAAGTAGTATTAGATAGATTTCTTTCAATTTATAATGATATAAAGGAACAAAAGACAAGACCTGCAATAAGTGTTGGAATAGCAGCGTTGCCTGACTGGTATCAATTTCAGCTACCTTTGATGAATTTATTTTTGTTAGCTATGGGGTTTAGAGTAGTGAATAGTTATATAGCTTATGGAGCAGGACAGGGTGAAGTGCTACTTTCCGAAGGATCCTGTGGAGATGATACTTTGCCTAAGATTTTGGATTCAATAAGAGAAGTCTGCAAGAATCCATTACCGAAGCCATTTGAGTCACAAGTATCTACTTATTGTCCTGTGGATTACTCAACTATATTTGAGAGAATAAGTGGCAAGAATTACAGGTGTCCGGTATGCTTGACACCATGTGAGGAACGAGAGGATGGGTTTTATTTTAGAGGTGAAGACTTAAACAATCACCGCTGGACTCCACCTAAACTTAAGGACCACTTTGAT